From a single Nocardioides sp. dk884 genomic region:
- a CDS encoding carbohydrate ABC transporter permease, which yields MTTTIATPATKAGDIPPEVSDRTRAENRLGMKLVAPALIVMLVVTAFPILRALWLSFYNYSLTAPEDRQFVGIDNYVTALTDSLFWRDIGMTVIYMLVTVAFELVIGFAFAMIMHRVIFARGVIRTSILIPYGIITVVSGFAWQFAFTYQNGFVNGWLPFVSADFNWFGDTVPAVIAIMVSEIWKTTPFMSLLLLAGLAQVSDDMIEAAKVDGATWWQRLFKVILPNMRAAIMVAVLFRALDAYRIFDNIFVMTAGAQNTESISFLTYRQSIEQFQLGMGSALAVLLFLSVLLVAFLIVKLFRVDLAQARGES from the coding sequence GTGACCACCACCATCGCCACCCCGGCCACCAAGGCCGGCGACATCCCACCGGAGGTGAGCGACCGCACCCGCGCCGAGAACCGGCTGGGCATGAAGCTCGTCGCCCCGGCCCTGATCGTGATGCTCGTGGTCACGGCGTTCCCGATCCTGCGGGCGCTGTGGCTCTCCTTCTACAACTACTCCCTCACCGCCCCCGAGGACCGCCAGTTCGTCGGGATCGACAACTACGTCACCGCGCTGACCGACAGCCTGTTCTGGCGCGACATCGGCATGACGGTGATCTACATGCTGGTCACCGTGGCCTTCGAGCTGGTCATCGGCTTCGCGTTCGCGATGATCATGCACCGGGTGATCTTCGCCCGCGGCGTCATCCGGACCTCGATCCTGATCCCCTACGGCATCATCACCGTCGTCTCCGGCTTCGCCTGGCAGTTCGCCTTCACCTACCAGAACGGCTTCGTCAACGGCTGGTTGCCATTCGTGAGCGCCGACTTCAACTGGTTCGGCGACACGGTGCCAGCGGTGATCGCGATCATGGTCTCTGAGATCTGGAAGACCACGCCGTTCATGTCGCTGCTCCTGCTCGCCGGCCTGGCGCAGGTCTCCGACGACATGATCGAGGCCGCCAAGGTCGACGGCGCCACCTGGTGGCAGCGGCTGTTCAAGGTGATCCTGCCGAACATGCGGGCCGCGATCATGGTCGCGGTGCTCTTCCGCGCCCTCGACGCCTACCGCATCTTCGACAACATCTTCGTGATGACGGCGGGTGCGCAGAACACCGAGTCGATCTCGTTCCTCACCTACCGCCAGAGCATCGAGCAGTTCCAGCTCGGCATGGGCTCCGCGCTCGCCGTGCTGCTGTTCCTCTCGGTGCTGCTGGTCGCCTTCTTGATCGTCAAGCTGTTCCGCGTCGACCTGGCCCAGGCCCGAGGGGAGTCCTGA
- a CDS encoding carbohydrate ABC transporter permease, with protein MRKLALPLGVLLVMVWCLLPIAWIVSLSFKSQDAVSNGTDPGFLPLDSFTGWDNYTAVWDDDQFRRSIINSIGISLIATILSVALATLAAYAIARLEFKGKRFVLSTALAIAMFPVVSLVSPLFDLWRQFGLYDTWPGLIIPYMSFTLPLAIWTLSAFFREIPWEMEQAAQVDGATSWQAFRKVIVPLAAPGVFTAAILTFFFAWNDFVFGITLTSTEAARPIPAALSFFVGPDPFQRPAGLLAAAAVIATIPIVIIVLLFQRKIVAGLTSGAVKG; from the coding sequence ATGCGCAAGCTCGCTCTGCCGCTCGGCGTCCTGCTCGTGATGGTGTGGTGCCTGCTGCCCATCGCCTGGATCGTGTCGCTGTCCTTCAAGAGTCAAGACGCCGTCTCCAACGGCACCGACCCCGGCTTCTTGCCGCTCGACTCCTTCACCGGCTGGGACAACTACACGGCCGTCTGGGACGACGACCAGTTCCGGCGCTCGATCATCAACTCGATCGGCATCAGCCTGATCGCGACGATCCTCTCGGTCGCGCTCGCGACCCTCGCGGCGTACGCCATCGCCCGCCTGGAGTTCAAGGGCAAGCGCTTCGTGCTCTCCACCGCCCTGGCGATCGCGATGTTCCCGGTGGTCTCGCTGGTCAGCCCGCTGTTCGACCTGTGGCGCCAGTTCGGGCTCTACGACACCTGGCCCGGCCTGATCATCCCGTACATGTCGTTCACCCTGCCGCTGGCGATCTGGACGCTCTCGGCGTTCTTCCGCGAGATCCCGTGGGAGATGGAGCAGGCCGCCCAGGTCGACGGCGCGACGTCGTGGCAGGCGTTCCGCAAGGTCATCGTCCCGCTCGCCGCACCCGGCGTGTTCACCGCGGCGATCCTGACCTTCTTCTTCGCCTGGAACGACTTCGTCTTCGGCATCACGCTGACCTCGACCGAGGCGGCGCGCCCGATACCGGCGGCGCTGTCGTTCTTCGTCGGGCCGGACCCGTTCCAGCGACCGGCCGGCCTGCTCGCCGCGGCCGCCGTCATCGCGACCATCCCGATCGTGATCATCGTCCTGTTGTTCCAGCGCAAGATCGTGGCCGGCCTCACCTCCGGCGCAGTGAAGGGGTAA
- a CDS encoding ABC transporter ATP-binding protein, with amino-acid sequence MAAISMKNIVKKYGDGFPAVNDISIDVADGEFVILVGPSGCGKSTLLRMIVGLEDITSGDMYIGDRRVNDLAPRDRNLAMVFQNYALYPHLTVYENIAFPLRLAGAKDEEVDKKVRAASATLELDEHLDRKPGNLSGGQRQRVAMGRAIVREADAFLFDEPLSNLDAKLRGQMRTEISRLQRRLGITTVYVTHDQTEAMTLGDRVAVLKRGVLQQLATPRELYTQPNNLFVAGFIGSPPMNFLPATVEGDEVSLPFGKVRIPRAKAERAQGRGLLIAGIRPEHFDDASVVGKSGDGSTFHAKVDVVEWLGNESYAYIPFEAPPEVQAQLDQLERDLDGEAMRTQLVVSLDGASRVREGDEAELWVETEHMHLFDPETGENLTLERQVGDNEQATLEHTASDN; translated from the coding sequence ATGGCCGCCATCTCCATGAAGAACATCGTCAAGAAGTACGGCGACGGGTTCCCCGCCGTGAACGACATCTCGATCGATGTCGCCGACGGCGAGTTCGTGATCCTCGTCGGGCCGTCCGGGTGCGGGAAGTCCACGCTGCTGCGGATGATCGTCGGGCTGGAGGACATCACCTCCGGCGACATGTACATCGGCGACCGGCGGGTCAACGACCTCGCTCCCCGCGACCGCAACCTCGCGATGGTCTTCCAGAACTACGCGCTCTACCCGCACCTCACGGTGTACGAGAACATCGCGTTCCCGCTGCGCCTCGCCGGGGCCAAGGACGAGGAGGTGGACAAGAAGGTCCGCGCCGCCTCCGCGACCCTGGAGCTCGACGAGCACCTCGACCGCAAGCCCGGCAACCTGTCGGGCGGTCAGCGCCAGCGGGTCGCGATGGGCCGTGCGATCGTCCGAGAGGCCGACGCGTTCCTCTTCGACGAGCCGCTGTCGAACCTCGACGCCAAGCTGCGCGGCCAGATGCGCACCGAGATCTCGCGCCTCCAGCGGCGCCTCGGCATCACCACCGTCTACGTCACCCACGACCAGACCGAGGCCATGACGCTGGGCGACCGGGTGGCGGTGCTCAAGCGCGGCGTGCTCCAGCAGCTGGCCACGCCCCGCGAGCTCTACACCCAGCCCAACAACCTCTTCGTCGCCGGCTTCATCGGCTCCCCGCCGATGAACTTCCTGCCCGCGACCGTGGAGGGCGACGAGGTCAGCCTGCCGTTCGGCAAGGTCCGCATCCCGCGGGCCAAGGCCGAGCGGGCCCAGGGCCGCGGCCTGCTGATCGCCGGCATCCGCCCCGAGCACTTCGACGACGCGAGCGTCGTGGGCAAGTCCGGCGACGGCTCGACGTTCCACGCGAAGGTCGACGTCGTGGAGTGGCTGGGCAACGAGTCCTACGCCTACATCCCCTTCGAGGCCCCGCCGGAGGTGCAGGCCCAGCTCGACCAGCTCGAGCGGGACCTCGACGGCGAGGCGATGCGCACCCAGCTCGTCGTCTCCCTCGACGGCGCCTCACGGGTCCGCGAGGGCGACGAGGCCGAGCTGTGGGTCGAGACCGAGCACATGCACCTGTTCGACCCGGAGACGGGCGAGAACCTCACCCTCGAGCGTCAGGTCGGGGACAACGAGCAGGCGACCCTGGAGCACACCGCCAGCGACAACTGA
- a CDS encoding DUF1707 SHOCT-like domain-containing protein — translation MDGDPRQPRPPQLRISDADRHRLAEFLREAAGEGRLEVDELEERLEATYAAKVYADLVPLVVDLPGASNVVPASAALPAPAQPGAPAPTPYVGLPQPANSTAVLSSQTRRGAWVVGGTHTAFSLMGAVELDLREAVFTVREVVITANTLMGSVDIIVNAHTQVVVEGAGLMGAFEQGRDKVAPDFGPYSPIVRVRGFALMGAVTVTRKPMPGQKRGFLGRASS, via the coding sequence ATGGACGGAGACCCCCGGCAGCCGCGCCCGCCCCAGCTGCGGATATCGGATGCGGACCGGCACCGCCTGGCCGAGTTCCTCCGCGAGGCCGCGGGGGAGGGGCGCCTGGAGGTCGACGAGCTCGAGGAGCGTCTCGAGGCCACCTACGCCGCGAAGGTGTACGCGGACCTGGTCCCGCTGGTCGTGGACCTGCCGGGCGCCTCCAACGTCGTACCGGCCTCCGCCGCGCTGCCCGCCCCGGCCCAGCCGGGCGCGCCCGCCCCCACGCCGTACGTCGGCCTGCCGCAGCCCGCGAACAGCACGGCGGTGCTGAGCTCGCAGACCCGCAGGGGCGCCTGGGTCGTCGGGGGGACGCACACGGCGTTCTCGCTGATGGGTGCGGTCGAGCTGGACCTGCGTGAGGCGGTGTTCACCGTCCGTGAGGTCGTCATCACCGCCAACACCCTCATGGGGTCGGTCGACATCATCGTGAATGCCCACACCCAGGTGGTGGTCGAGGGCGCCGGTCTGATGGGCGCCTTCGAGCAGGGCCGGGACAAGGTGGCGCCCGACTTCGGGCCGTACTCGCCGATCGTGCGGGTGCGTGGCTTCGCGCTGATGGGCGCGGTCACGGTCACCCGCAAGCCGATGCCCGGCCAGAAACGCGGGTTCCTGGGCCGGGCATCGTCCTGA
- a CDS encoding fumarate hydratase → MASPEFLYSDLLPTGRDDTPYRLITTEGVSTFEADGETFLRVSPEAIQRLTTEAMHDISHYLRPAHLRQLRRIIDDPEASGNDRFVALDLLKNVNISAGGVLPMCQDTGTAIVMGKKSEGVLTGTDDGEAISRGVYDAYTQLNLRYSQLAPLTTYEEKNTGSNLPAQIEIYSTPQTSGKPEYKFLFMAKGGGSANKSFLFQETKAILNPDRLLSFLDEKIRSLGTAACPPYHLAVVIGGTSAEFALKTAKYASAHYLDNLPTEGSMSAHGFRDLELEEQVFKLTQSFGIGAQFGGKYFCHDVRVVRLPRHGASLPVAIAVSCSADRQALGKITPEGVFLEQLETDPAQYMPDAGMAEEIAGGEVVQVDLNRPMSEILAQLSQYPVKTRLSLTGPLVVARDIAHAKIKERLDAGEEMPQYLRDHPVYYAGPAKTPEGMASGSFGPTTAGRMDSYVEQFQAAGGSMVMLAKGNRSKQVTDACGTHGGFYLGSIGGPAARLAQDCIKSQEVIEYPELGMEAVWKIEVEDFPAFIVVDDKGNDFFTDPAGTTTVPISGIRVRSAQ, encoded by the coding sequence GTGGCCAGCCCTGAGTTCCTGTACTCCGACCTCCTCCCCACCGGCAGGGACGACACGCCCTACCGGCTGATCACCACCGAGGGGGTCAGCACCTTCGAGGCGGACGGCGAGACCTTCCTGCGGGTCTCCCCCGAGGCGATCCAGCGGCTCACCACCGAGGCGATGCACGACATCAGCCACTACCTGCGTCCGGCCCACCTGCGCCAGCTGCGCCGGATCATCGACGACCCCGAGGCGTCGGGCAACGACCGCTTTGTGGCCCTCGACCTGCTCAAGAACGTCAACATCTCCGCCGGCGGAGTGTTGCCGATGTGTCAGGACACCGGCACCGCGATCGTGATGGGCAAGAAGTCCGAGGGCGTGCTCACCGGCACCGACGACGGCGAGGCGATCAGCCGTGGCGTGTATGACGCCTACACCCAGCTGAACCTGCGCTACTCCCAGCTCGCGCCGCTCACGACGTACGAGGAGAAGAACACCGGCTCCAACCTGCCGGCCCAGATCGAGATCTACTCCACCCCGCAGACCTCGGGCAAGCCGGAGTACAAGTTCCTCTTCATGGCCAAGGGCGGCGGCTCGGCCAACAAGTCGTTCCTGTTCCAGGAGACCAAGGCGATCCTCAACCCGGACCGGCTGCTGAGCTTCCTGGACGAGAAGATCCGCTCGCTCGGCACCGCTGCCTGCCCGCCGTACCACCTCGCGGTGGTCATCGGCGGCACGTCGGCGGAGTTCGCGCTCAAGACCGCCAAGTACGCCTCCGCGCACTACCTCGACAACCTGCCGACCGAGGGCTCGATGAGCGCGCACGGGTTCCGCGACCTCGAGCTCGAGGAGCAGGTCTTCAAGCTGACTCAGTCCTTCGGCATCGGCGCGCAGTTCGGCGGCAAGTACTTCTGCCACGACGTGCGGGTGGTGCGTCTGCCCCGCCACGGCGCCTCGCTGCCGGTCGCGATCGCGGTCTCCTGCTCGGCCGACCGTCAGGCGCTGGGCAAGATCACCCCCGAGGGCGTCTTCCTCGAGCAGCTCGAGACCGACCCGGCGCAGTACATGCCCGACGCCGGCATGGCCGAGGAGATCGCCGGCGGCGAGGTGGTCCAGGTCGACCTCAACCGCCCGATGAGCGAGATCCTCGCCCAGCTCTCGCAGTACCCCGTCAAGACCCGGCTCTCGCTCACCGGCCCGCTGGTAGTGGCGCGCGACATCGCGCACGCCAAGATCAAGGAGCGCCTCGACGCGGGCGAGGAGATGCCGCAGTACCTGCGCGACCACCCCGTCTACTACGCGGGTCCGGCCAAGACCCCCGAGGGCATGGCGTCGGGCTCGTTCGGCCCGACCACGGCCGGGCGGATGGACTCCTACGTCGAGCAGTTCCAGGCCGCCGGCGGCTCGATGGTGATGCTGGCCAAGGGCAACCGCTCCAAGCAGGTCACCGACGCCTGCGGCACCCACGGCGGGTTCTACCTCGGCTCGATCGGCGGCCCCGCCGCCCGCCTGGCCCAGGACTGCATCAAGAGCCAGGAGGTCATCGAGTACCCCGAGCTCGGCATGGAGGCGGTCTGGAAGATCGAGGTGGAGGACTTCCCCGCCTTCATCGTGGTCGACGACAAGGGCAACGACTTCTTCACCGACCCCGCCGGCACCACCACGGTGCCGATCTCGGGGATCCGGGTGCGCTCGGCGCAGTAA
- a CDS encoding DUF3618 domain-containing protein — MGNRTEELSTDIAGTRQTLAQDLDELQDRVSPSAVVARRKAAARDRVLGVRNRIMGSASQARESTGNAASGAAGSAKDTVRDTASSAAGVAQERYEGSPLGAGLVAFGLGMVVAGMFPASRAEASAASSALDQGRPLLDEARSVGQDVVSGVQGTATEAAQQVKDSAQESVSRVQDEGRSAVGDVQSSATSE; from the coding sequence ATGGGCAACCGCACAGAAGAGCTGAGCACCGACATCGCAGGCACCCGTCAGACCCTCGCCCAGGACCTCGACGAGCTCCAGGACCGGGTCAGCCCCTCGGCCGTCGTCGCGCGCCGCAAGGCCGCGGCCCGCGACCGGGTCCTCGGGGTGCGCAACCGCATCATGGGCAGCGCATCCCAGGCTCGGGAGAGCACCGGCAACGCCGCCAGCGGGGCTGCCGGCTCCGCGAAGGACACCGTCCGCGATACCGCGTCCTCGGCGGCCGGCGTCGCACAGGAGCGCTACGAGGGCAGCCCGCTGGGCGCCGGTCTCGTCGCGTTCGGCCTCGGCATGGTGGTCGCGGGGATGTTCCCCGCCAGCCGGGCCGAGGCGAGTGCCGCCTCGTCCGCGCTCGACCAGGGTCGCCCGCTGCTCGACGAGGCGCGGTCGGTCGGCCAGGACGTCGTCTCCGGTGTGCAGGGGACCGCGACCGAGGCCGCGCAGCAGGTCAAGGACTCGGCCCAGGAGTCGGTCAGCCGCGTCCAGGACGAGGGACGCTCGGCAGTGGGCGACGTCCAGTCGTCGGCCACGAGCGAATGA
- a CDS encoding phage holin family protein, protein MSGPVQPSVPPPEHPPEFADPLSGATPLVDAAPRGERSLGDIVSDVTSDISTLVKQELELAKTELKQEMTQAGKGVGLLGGAGVAGHLLLIWVSVTLTAVLDSWMPLWAAALIVTVLWAAIAAALAVTGRKALQQSNPQLPATQRTLKEDAQWATAQKS, encoded by the coding sequence GTGAGCGGGCCGGTCCAACCGTCGGTACCGCCGCCGGAGCACCCGCCGGAGTTCGCCGACCCGCTGTCCGGGGCGACTCCGCTGGTCGATGCCGCCCCACGGGGCGAGCGCAGCCTCGGTGACATCGTCAGCGACGTCACCAGCGACATCTCCACGCTGGTCAAGCAGGAGCTCGAGCTGGCCAAGACCGAGCTCAAGCAGGAGATGACCCAAGCCGGGAAGGGAGTCGGGCTGCTCGGGGGAGCCGGCGTCGCCGGGCACCTCCTGCTGATCTGGGTGTCGGTCACCTTGACAGCGGTCCTCGACTCCTGGATGCCGCTGTGGGCGGCGGCGCTGATCGTCACCGTCCTCTGGGCGGCGATCGCGGCCGCGCTCGCCGTGACCGGCCGCAAGGCCTTGCAGCAGAGCAACCCCCAGCTGCCCGCGACGCAGCGCACACTGAAGGAGGACGCCCAATGGGCAACCGCACAGAAGAGCTGA
- a CDS encoding class II fumarate hydratase, with protein sequence MSSDPSSQADEQFRTEHDSMGDVLVPRDALWRAQTQRAVENFPISGTPLEPRLIRAIGLVKAAAAATNGELGVLEADVAGAIADAAGEVAAGEHDDAFPIDVFQTGSGTSSNMNANEVIASLAARAGTEVHPNDHVNASQSSNDTFPTAIHVAATLAVVDDLLPALDVLGSALERKAEEFAGLVKSGRTHLMDATPVMLGQEFGGYAATVRYAAERLEAVLPRVRELPLGGTAVGTGINTPAGFAPSVIAGLAERTGQPFTEARNHFEAQGTRDSLVELSGALKTYAVGLTKICNDLRWMASGPTTGLAEIHLPDLQPGSSIMPGKVNPVLPEATLMVCAQVIGNDTTVTVAGASGSFELNVAMPVIARNLLESVRLLAACSRVLAERTIDGITADAERMRTYAESSPSVVTPLNKYLGYEAAAKVAKSALANGATIRETVIAMGYVERGEVTEAQLDEALDVESMTHP encoded by the coding sequence GTGAGCAGCGACCCGAGCAGTCAGGCGGACGAGCAGTTCCGCACCGAGCACGACTCCATGGGCGACGTCCTCGTCCCGCGCGACGCGCTGTGGCGTGCCCAGACCCAGCGCGCGGTGGAGAACTTCCCCATCAGCGGCACGCCGCTGGAACCGCGCCTCATCCGCGCGATCGGCCTGGTCAAGGCGGCTGCGGCCGCCACCAACGGCGAGCTCGGGGTGCTCGAGGCCGACGTCGCCGGCGCGATCGCCGACGCTGCCGGCGAGGTGGCCGCCGGCGAGCACGACGACGCGTTCCCCATCGACGTCTTCCAGACCGGCTCGGGCACCAGCTCGAACATGAACGCCAACGAGGTGATCGCCAGCCTCGCCGCGCGCGCCGGGACCGAGGTCCACCCCAACGACCACGTCAACGCCAGCCAGTCCTCCAACGACACCTTCCCCACCGCCATCCACGTGGCCGCCACGCTGGCCGTCGTCGACGACCTGCTGCCTGCGCTCGACGTGCTGGGCAGCGCGCTGGAGCGCAAGGCCGAGGAGTTCGCCGGCCTGGTGAAGTCCGGGCGCACCCACCTGATGGACGCGACCCCGGTGATGCTGGGCCAGGAGTTCGGCGGGTACGCCGCGACCGTGCGCTATGCCGCCGAGCGGCTCGAGGCGGTGCTCCCCCGCGTCCGTGAGCTGCCACTGGGCGGCACCGCGGTGGGCACCGGGATCAACACCCCGGCCGGGTTCGCCCCCAGCGTCATCGCCGGGCTCGCGGAGCGGACCGGACAGCCCTTCACCGAGGCGCGCAACCACTTCGAGGCCCAGGGCACCCGTGACTCCCTGGTCGAGCTCAGCGGCGCGCTGAAGACCTACGCGGTCGGGCTCACCAAGATCTGCAACGACCTGCGCTGGATGGCCTCGGGACCGACCACGGGGCTGGCGGAGATCCACCTGCCCGACCTGCAGCCGGGCTCGAGCATCATGCCGGGCAAGGTCAACCCGGTGCTTCCCGAGGCGACGCTGATGGTCTGCGCCCAGGTGATCGGCAACGACACCACCGTGACCGTCGCCGGTGCCAGCGGCAGCTTCGAGCTCAACGTCGCGATGCCGGTCATCGCCCGCAACCTGCTGGAGTCGGTGCGTCTGCTCGCGGCCTGCTCACGCGTGCTCGCCGAGCGCACGATCGACGGCATCACCGCCGACGCGGAGCGGATGCGCACCTACGCGGAGTCCTCGCCCTCGGTCGTCACGCCGCTGAACAAGTACCTCGGCTACGAGGCCGCTGCCAAGGTCGCCAAGTCGGCGCTGGCGAACGGTGCGACGATCCGCGAGACAGTGATCGCGATGGGGTACGTCGAGCGGGGCGAGGTCACCGAGGCCCAGCTCGACGAGGCTCTCGACGTGGAGTCGATGACCCACCCGTGA
- a CDS encoding lytic transglycosylase domain-containing protein yields the protein MTQPAKSAPKHRAAPTRAVSTEAPRRALRATLLYSTLAVAATGATVVGGVLSSSGSSAAGSGGGIGLASASLGEALDASTDDSGTDDSGTSTTTDAERVEVVEQPQAPARAPEVSRSDRRQAADPAKEAVVSPSAGEAMTRTEDLSAQDPRTVGRALLGEAGFSSDQWGCLDSLWTRESNWTVNADNPTSSAYGIPQALPGSKMSSAGADWATNPVTQIRWGLGYIADRYGSPCGAWAHSESHGWY from the coding sequence GTGACTCAGCCTGCCAAGTCCGCCCCCAAGCACCGCGCCGCCCCCACCCGAGCGGTCAGCACGGAGGCCCCGCGCCGGGCCCTGCGTGCCACGCTGCTCTACTCCACCCTCGCGGTCGCCGCGACCGGCGCGACAGTGGTCGGCGGCGTCCTCTCCAGCAGCGGCAGCTCGGCCGCCGGGAGCGGCGGCGGGATCGGGCTCGCCTCGGCGTCGCTCGGCGAGGCGCTGGACGCCAGCACGGACGACTCCGGCACGGACGACTCCGGCACGAGCACGACCACGGACGCCGAGCGCGTCGAGGTCGTCGAGCAGCCCCAGGCTCCCGCGCGGGCGCCCGAGGTCTCGCGCTCCGATCGTCGCCAGGCGGCCGACCCGGCCAAGGAGGCAGTGGTGTCGCCGTCCGCCGGCGAGGCGATGACCCGCACCGAGGACCTCTCGGCCCAGGACCCGCGCACCGTCGGTCGCGCGCTGCTCGGTGAGGCCGGGTTCTCCTCCGACCAGTGGGGCTGCCTGGACTCGCTGTGGACCCGCGAGTCCAACTGGACGGTCAACGCCGACAACCCGACCTCGTCGGCCTACGGCATCCCCCAGGCGCTGCCCGGCTCGAAGATGTCCAGTGCCGGCGCCGACTGGGCCACCAACCCGGTCACCCAGATCCGCTGGGGCCTGGGCTACATCGCCGACCGCTACGGCAGCCCGTGCGGCGCCTGGGCGCACAGCGAGTCGCACGGCTGGTACTGA
- a CDS encoding PhoH family protein: protein MPTQAHHPQRPNESTTRTYVLDTSVLLADPGAIRRFAEHEVVLPVVVVTELEGKRHHPELGFFARAALRMLDELRVTHRRLDQPIPVGESGGTLRVELNHTDPGALPSGFRLGDNDTRILAVARNLADEGYQVTLVSKDLPLRIKAAAVGLEAEEYRFEAVSESDTGYSGMAELEIDTADLDELYDDGTLELAAARDLPCHQGLVLVSERGTALGRVGPDKAVHLVRGDREAFGVHGRSAEQRIALEMLLDPEVGIVSLGGRAGTGKSAMALCAGLEAVLERRQHQKVVVFRPLFAVGGQELGYLPGSENEKMSPWGQAVFDTLGSITSKEVIEEVLAQGMLEVLPLTHIRGRSLHDSFVIVDEAQSLERNVLLTVLSRVGANSKVVLTHDVAQRDNLRVGRHDGVVAVIDKLKGHPLFAHVTLTRSERSPIAALVTEMLEHVTL from the coding sequence GTGCCGACCCAGGCCCACCACCCGCAGCGCCCGAACGAATCCACCACTCGCACCTACGTCCTGGACACCAGCGTGCTGCTGGCCGACCCGGGGGCGATCCGCCGCTTCGCCGAGCACGAGGTGGTGCTCCCCGTGGTCGTGGTGACCGAGCTCGAGGGCAAGCGGCACCACCCCGAGCTGGGGTTCTTCGCCCGCGCCGCCCTGCGCATGCTCGACGAGCTGCGGGTCACCCACCGCCGCCTCGACCAGCCGATCCCCGTGGGCGAGAGCGGCGGCACCCTGCGCGTCGAGCTCAACCACACCGACCCCGGGGCGCTGCCGTCGGGCTTCCGGCTCGGCGACAACGACACCCGCATCCTCGCCGTCGCCCGCAACCTCGCCGACGAGGGCTACCAGGTGACGCTGGTGTCGAAGGACCTGCCGCTGCGGATCAAGGCCGCCGCCGTCGGGCTGGAGGCCGAGGAGTACCGCTTCGAGGCGGTCAGCGAGTCCGACACCGGCTACAGCGGCATGGCCGAGCTCGAGATCGACACCGCCGACCTCGACGAGCTGTACGACGACGGCACCCTCGAGCTCGCCGCGGCCCGCGACCTGCCCTGCCACCAGGGGCTGGTGCTGGTCTCCGAGCGCGGCACCGCGCTGGGGCGCGTCGGGCCGGACAAGGCGGTGCACCTGGTGCGCGGCGACCGTGAGGCCTTCGGGGTGCACGGCCGCTCGGCCGAGCAGCGGATCGCGCTGGAGATGCTGCTCGACCCCGAGGTCGGCATCGTGTCGCTGGGCGGGCGCGCCGGCACCGGCAAGTCCGCGATGGCGCTGTGCGCCGGGCTCGAGGCGGTGCTCGAGCGGCGCCAGCACCAGAAGGTCGTGGTGTTCCGCCCGCTGTTCGCGGTCGGCGGCCAGGAGCTCGGCTACCTGCCGGGCTCGGAGAACGAGAAGATGTCGCCCTGGGGCCAGGCGGTCTTCGACACCCTCGGCTCGATCACCTCGAAGGAGGTCATCGAGGAGGTGCTCGCGCAGGGGATGCTCGAGGTGCTGCCGCTGACCCACATCCGCGGCCGCTCGCTGCACGACTCCTTCGTGATCGTCGACGAGGCGCAGTCGCTGGAGCGCAACGTGCTGCTGACCGTGCTCTCCCGGGTCGGCGCCAACTCCAAGGTGGTGCTCACCCACGACGTCGCCCAGCGTGACAACCTGCGCGTCGGACGCCACGACGGGGTGGTCGCGGTCATCGACAAGCTCAAGGGCCACCCCCTCTTCGCCCACGTCACCCTCACCCGTTCCGAGCGCTCCCCGATCGCCGCGCTCGTCACCGAGATGCTCGAGCACGTCACCCTCTGA
- a CDS encoding isoprenyl transferase, whose product MADWKRGLRRVLYPAYEARLLRRMPDNLPKHVGVMLDGNRRWARSLGHDSAHGHRAGAANIEPFLGWCDEVGIEVVTLWLLSTDNLNRPEDELRPLLGIIEGVVDSLAAKRRWRVHPVGALDLLPAGTAARLKAAEDATRDVDGLLVNIAVGYGGRREIADAVRSLLLEHAERGTDMEELAQSLSVEDISAHLYTKGQPDPDLVIRTSGEQRMSGFLLWQSARSEFYFCEAYWPDFRRVDFLRAIRAYAQRERRFGS is encoded by the coding sequence GTGGCTGACTGGAAACGGGGGCTGCGCCGGGTGCTCTACCCGGCCTACGAGGCCCGGCTGCTGCGGCGCATGCCGGACAACCTGCCCAAGCACGTCGGCGTGATGCTCGACGGCAACCGCCGGTGGGCCCGCTCCCTCGGCCACGACTCCGCTCACGGGCACCGCGCCGGGGCCGCCAACATCGAGCCGTTCCTCGGCTGGTGCGACGAGGTCGGCATCGAGGTGGTCACCTTGTGGCTGCTCTCGACCGACAACCTGAACCGTCCCGAGGACGAGCTGCGCCCGCTCCTGGGGATCATCGAGGGCGTCGTGGACTCCCTCGCGGCCAAGCGTCGCTGGCGGGTGCACCCGGTCGGCGCGCTCGACCTGCTGCCCGCCGGGACCGCCGCGCGGCTCAAGGCCGCCGAGGACGCGACGCGCGACGTCGACGGGCTGCTGGTGAACATCGCGGTGGGGTACGGCGGGCGCCGCGAGATCGCCGACGCGGTCCGCTCGCTGCTGCTCGAGCACGCCGAGCGCGGCACCGACATGGAGGAGCTGGCCCAGAGCCTGAGCGTCGAGGACATCTCCGCGCACCTCTACACCAAGGGCCAGCCCGACCCCGACCTGGTGATCCGCACGTCCGGGGAGCAGCGGATGAGCGGCTTCTTGCTGTGGCAGAGCGCGCGGTCGGAGTTCTACTTCTGCGAGGCCTACTGGCCCGACTTCCGTCGGGTCGACTTCCTGCGCGCGATCCGCGCCTACGCCCAGCGCGAGCGCCGCTTCGGTTCCTGA